From a region of the Streptacidiphilus albus JL83 genome:
- a CDS encoding cytochrome P450 family protein, producing MTGGTPRASTPSPAYPLDARGTDQHAENAALRALGPVALVELPGGVTAWAVTGHAELQSLLADPRIAKDPRHWGAMREGRVPRDWPLLAMVTVPGMTTADGDDHRRLRSLVSRGFTPRRVEALRPHVESTVAELLDRLAGLAPGPVDFRELFAYPLPMRVIGDLLGVPQDARDTLHLHSMTVVSSSATPEQSLAAYRGLTELLGGVAAAKRARPGDDLTSDLIAVREADDRLSEQELVGTMILMLVAGHGTTLNLLTNAVRALSADPAQRDLARSRAVPWSAVVEETLRYDSPVANFPMRYALEDIAIAGVVIRRGEAVLASYAAAGRDPRQYADADRFDLTRTPNRHLSLGHGLHYCVGAPLARLEAGIALRALYQRFPQLTAVHDTEPVPSFVSNSVAALPVHLGPETRSAAATAGWR from the coding sequence ATGACCGGCGGCACACCCCGCGCCTCGACCCCGTCCCCGGCCTACCCGCTGGACGCGCGCGGCACCGACCAGCACGCGGAGAACGCCGCCCTGCGCGCCCTCGGGCCGGTCGCCCTGGTGGAACTGCCGGGCGGGGTCACCGCCTGGGCCGTCACCGGCCACGCCGAGCTGCAGTCGCTGCTCGCCGACCCCCGGATCGCCAAGGACCCGCGCCACTGGGGCGCGATGCGCGAGGGCCGCGTCCCCCGGGACTGGCCGCTGCTCGCCATGGTCACCGTCCCCGGCATGACCACCGCCGACGGCGACGACCACCGCCGGCTGCGCTCCCTGGTCAGCAGGGGCTTCACGCCGCGCCGGGTCGAGGCGCTGCGCCCGCACGTGGAATCCACCGTCGCCGAGCTCCTGGACCGGCTGGCCGGCCTCGCGCCCGGGCCGGTGGACTTCCGTGAGCTCTTCGCCTACCCGCTGCCGATGCGGGTGATCGGCGACCTCCTCGGCGTGCCGCAGGACGCGCGGGACACCCTCCACCTCCACTCCATGACGGTGGTCAGCAGCTCCGCCACGCCCGAGCAGTCCCTGGCCGCCTACCGCGGCCTGACCGAGCTGCTGGGCGGGGTCGCCGCCGCCAAGCGCGCCCGGCCGGGCGACGACCTGACCAGCGACCTGATCGCCGTCCGCGAGGCCGACGACCGGCTCTCCGAGCAGGAGCTCGTCGGCACGATGATCCTGATGCTGGTCGCGGGCCACGGCACCACCCTCAACCTGCTCACCAACGCGGTACGGGCGCTCTCGGCCGACCCGGCGCAGCGGGATCTGGCCCGGTCGAGGGCGGTGCCCTGGTCAGCGGTGGTCGAGGAGACCCTGCGCTACGACTCGCCGGTGGCGAACTTCCCCATGCGCTACGCCCTGGAGGACATCGCGATCGCAGGCGTGGTGATCCGCCGGGGCGAGGCCGTCCTGGCCTCCTACGCCGCGGCCGGACGCGATCCGCGCCAGTACGCCGACGCGGACCGCTTCGATCTCACCCGCACACCCAACCGGCACCTGTCGCTGGGCCACGGACTGCACTACTGCGTCGGCGCGCCACTGGCCCGGCTGGAGGCGGGCATCGCGCTGCGCGCCCTCTACCAGCGGTTCCCCCAGCTCACAGCGGTCCACGACACCGAGCCCGTGCCCTCCTTCGTGAGCAACAGCGTGGCCGCGCTGCCCGTGCACCTGGGCCCGGAGACGCGGTCGGCAGCGGCGACGGCCGGGTGGCGCTAA
- a CDS encoding nucleoside hydrolase: MSRTKIAAVCTAFVLAGGGITAAQAASPAPAPAATPTAAGAARTTARPASADAPMVVLDTDMGELNDDAQALFLLARHRQVDLLGVVTVSGNTWTEAGTAYALSQLQLIGRSDIPVVEGAALPLMPDREQRLVGDDALYGTAPWTGAFEGPRPSSYRTLPQPPYGGYAAAAPLADTSGADFIVHQVEAHPHQVTLLEIGPLTNLAIAVSDHPEIVPLIKQVVYMGGAFTAPGNIGPAAEFNFWFDPEAAKIVLRQPFAKQTIVPNELCTQVVYSKPLYQRVVAGAPNPVKREFEALQGPTFAKDPGYTTPVWDSIAAAVLLDPSLVTRQQVSYVDVDDVDGPDYGRAVAYDLDEYSPPNNPVGTQRATIVQSIDIPRFWNEYVAGIAN, translated from the coding sequence ATGTCCCGAACCAAGATCGCCGCTGTCTGCACCGCGTTCGTCCTGGCCGGTGGCGGCATCACCGCCGCACAGGCCGCGAGCCCCGCCCCGGCGCCCGCCGCGACCCCCACGGCAGCGGGCGCAGCCCGCACGACGGCCCGGCCGGCCTCCGCCGACGCCCCCATGGTCGTCCTGGACACCGACATGGGCGAGCTCAACGACGACGCCCAGGCCCTGTTCCTGCTGGCCAGACACCGCCAGGTCGACCTGCTCGGCGTGGTCACGGTCTCCGGGAACACCTGGACCGAGGCGGGTACCGCCTACGCACTCAGCCAGCTGCAGCTGATCGGGCGCAGCGACATCCCGGTCGTCGAGGGCGCCGCGCTCCCGCTGATGCCGGACCGGGAACAGCGGCTGGTCGGGGACGACGCGCTCTACGGCACCGCGCCCTGGACCGGGGCCTTCGAGGGGCCCCGTCCCAGCTCCTACCGCACCCTGCCGCAACCGCCCTACGGCGGCTACGCCGCGGCGGCCCCGTTGGCCGACACCTCGGGCGCCGACTTCATCGTCCACCAGGTCGAGGCGCACCCGCACCAGGTCACCCTGCTGGAGATCGGCCCGCTGACCAACCTCGCCATCGCCGTCAGCGACCACCCCGAGATCGTGCCGCTGATCAAGCAGGTCGTCTACATGGGCGGAGCCTTCACCGCACCCGGCAACATCGGCCCGGCCGCCGAGTTCAACTTCTGGTTCGACCCGGAGGCCGCCAAGATCGTGCTGCGCCAGCCCTTCGCCAAGCAGACCATCGTGCCCAACGAGCTGTGCACGCAGGTCGTCTACTCCAAGCCGCTGTACCAACGGGTGGTGGCCGGCGCGCCGAACCCGGTGAAGCGCGAGTTCGAGGCACTCCAGGGCCCGACCTTCGCCAAGGACCCGGGCTACACCACCCCGGTCTGGGACTCCATCGCGGCGGCGGTCCTGCTCGACCCGTCCCTGGTCACCCGTCAGCAGGTCAGCTATGTCGACGTGGACGACGTCGACGGTCCCGACTACGGCCGGGCCGTCGCCTACGACCTGGACGAGTACTCCCCGCCGAACAACCCGGTCGGGACCCAGCGGGCCACGATCGTGCAGTCGATCGACATTCCCAGGTTCTGGAACGAGTACGTCGCCGGAATCGCCAATTAG
- a CDS encoding ABC transporter permease, which translates to MTTETLDRTARSGRTGSGLLRTVMGEAGTGVALLVLLAVFAAFAPHFASAGNLSDIATEITLNTMLAVGMTFVILVGGIDLSVGSVIALCAVVSGRVLASSSLSAPVAILLTVVLSIVVGMACGLVNGFVSERWRVPSFIVTLGMLNVARGAALQYTNAKTYYTFPQSFDDFGTITLLGVPILFWIALAMVAVGHFVLTRTVYGRMIFAIGNNEEAVRLSGHRTSLVKMSVFVISGLCVGIAAVTYMARLNIADPTIGEGYELNAIAAVVIGGASLNGGKGSMIGTVLGACLLGVLTNGLLLMGISEFESEIITGAVIMIAVIVDHYRARLAARLAAHG; encoded by the coding sequence ATGACCACAGAAACCCTGGACCGCACCGCCCGTAGCGGCCGAACCGGCTCGGGCCTGCTGCGCACGGTGATGGGCGAGGCCGGCACCGGCGTCGCGCTGCTGGTGCTGCTGGCCGTGTTCGCGGCCTTCGCACCGCACTTCGCCTCGGCCGGCAACCTGTCCGACATCGCCACCGAGATCACCCTGAACACCATGCTGGCGGTGGGGATGACCTTCGTCATCCTGGTCGGCGGGATCGACCTCTCGGTCGGTTCGGTCATCGCCCTCTGCGCAGTGGTGTCCGGGCGGGTGCTCGCCTCGTCCTCGCTCTCCGCGCCGGTCGCCATCCTGCTGACGGTGGTGCTCTCGATCGTCGTCGGGATGGCCTGCGGCCTGGTCAACGGCTTCGTCTCGGAGCGCTGGCGGGTGCCGTCCTTCATCGTCACCCTCGGCATGCTCAACGTGGCCCGGGGCGCGGCGCTGCAGTACACCAACGCGAAGACCTACTACACCTTCCCGCAGTCCTTCGACGACTTCGGCACGATCACCCTGCTGGGCGTGCCGATCCTGTTCTGGATCGCGCTGGCGATGGTGGCGGTCGGCCACTTCGTGCTGACCCGCACCGTCTACGGCCGGATGATCTTCGCAATCGGCAACAACGAGGAGGCGGTCAGGCTCTCCGGGCACCGCACCTCGCTGGTGAAGATGTCGGTCTTCGTCATCAGTGGACTCTGTGTCGGAATCGCGGCCGTCACCTACATGGCGCGGCTGAACATCGCCGACCCGACCATCGGCGAAGGCTACGAACTGAACGCCATCGCCGCCGTGGTGATCGGCGGGGCCTCGCTGAACGGCGGCAAGGGCTCGATGATCGGCACCGTGCTCGGCGCCTGCCTGCTCGGCGTGCTGACCAACGGCCTGCTGCTGATGGGCATCTCCGAGTTCGAGAGCGAGATCATCACCGGTGCGGTGATCATGATCGCGGTGATCGTCGACCACTACCGCGCCCGCCTCGCAGCCAGGCTCGCCGCCCACGGCTGA
- a CDS encoding sugar ABC transporter ATP-binding protein: MAGQPEAVLSASGIVKRFPGVLALNGVELELRAGEVHALLGENGAGKSTLVRVLAGIHPPDEGTVTLGGEPYRPGSAAEAMAAGVQVVHQELNLLPNLTVAENLFFQRLPRRHGLVDRRELNRRAAELLAEVGLEVAPDTRVERLGIAQMQLLEIAKTLWQNCRVLVMDEPTATLTPRETARLFAILRRLTERGVAVLYISHHLEEVFEIADRVTVYRNGTHVVTRDLDGLDTAEVIRLMVGRELADEYPPRGDAAVGEELLRAEGLTPPGGRPLDFALRAGEVVGIAGLVGSGRTEAVRALFGADRPTAGRVLLRGKEVRLRSPRDSVRHGIGLLTEDRKAQGLVLDLSVAANTTLATPQLVSRFGLLRRAAEQQLAARMAARLRTKTPDTATPVRTLSGGNQQKVLLGRWLLADSDVLVVDEPTRGIDVGARYEIHQLLIELADQGKALLVVSSDLPELLGICDRILVFSRGGIAGEVVRADFDSTRILELAYSGYTAAASAADPVPTSSGTSS; this comes from the coding sequence ATGGCCGGTCAACCCGAGGCGGTGCTCTCCGCCAGCGGCATCGTCAAGCGCTTCCCCGGAGTGCTCGCGCTGAACGGGGTGGAGCTGGAACTCCGGGCGGGGGAGGTGCACGCGCTGCTCGGCGAGAACGGCGCGGGCAAGTCGACCCTGGTCCGGGTGCTCGCCGGGATCCATCCGCCGGACGAGGGCACGGTCACCCTGGGTGGCGAACCCTACCGGCCCGGATCGGCCGCCGAGGCCATGGCGGCCGGGGTCCAGGTGGTCCATCAGGAGCTCAACCTGCTCCCCAATCTCACCGTCGCCGAGAACCTCTTCTTCCAGCGCCTGCCGCGCCGCCACGGCCTGGTGGATCGGCGCGAGCTCAACCGCCGGGCCGCGGAGCTGCTGGCCGAGGTCGGCCTGGAAGTCGCCCCCGACACCAGGGTCGAGCGGCTGGGCATCGCCCAGATGCAGCTGCTGGAGATCGCCAAGACGCTCTGGCAGAACTGCCGGGTCCTGGTGATGGACGAGCCCACCGCGACCCTGACGCCCCGTGAGACGGCCCGGCTCTTCGCCATCCTGCGCCGACTGACCGAGCGCGGGGTGGCCGTCCTCTACATCTCCCACCACCTGGAGGAGGTGTTCGAGATCGCGGACCGGGTCACCGTCTACCGCAACGGCACCCATGTGGTGACCCGCGACCTGGACGGACTGGACACCGCGGAGGTGATCCGGCTGATGGTCGGCCGGGAGCTGGCGGACGAGTACCCGCCGCGCGGTGACGCGGCCGTCGGCGAGGAGCTGCTGCGGGCGGAGGGGCTCACGCCCCCCGGCGGCCGTCCGCTGGACTTCGCGCTCCGGGCCGGCGAGGTCGTCGGCATCGCCGGCCTGGTCGGCTCGGGGCGGACGGAGGCGGTCCGCGCGCTGTTCGGGGCGGACCGGCCCACGGCCGGCCGGGTGCTGCTGCGCGGCAAGGAGGTGCGACTGCGCTCGCCGCGCGACAGCGTCCGGCACGGCATCGGCCTGCTGACCGAGGACCGCAAGGCCCAGGGCCTGGTGCTGGACCTCTCGGTGGCGGCCAACACCACCCTGGCCACACCGCAGCTGGTCTCGCGCTTCGGGCTGCTCCGCCGGGCGGCGGAGCAGCAGTTGGCCGCCCGGATGGCCGCCCGGCTGCGCACCAAGACCCCCGACACCGCCACCCCGGTACGCACCCTCTCCGGCGGCAACCAGCAGAAGGTCCTGCTGGGCCGCTGGCTGCTGGCGGACTCCGATGTGCTGGTGGTCGACGAGCCCACCCGGGGCATCGACGTCGGGGCACGCTACGAGATCCACCAACTGCTGATCGAGCTGGCCGACCAGGGCAAGGCGCTGCTGGTGGTCTCCTCCGACCTCCCGGAGCTGCTGGGCATCTGCGACCGGATCCTGGTCTTCTCCCGCGGCGGGATCGCCGGCGAGGTGGTCCGGGCGGATTTCGACAGCACCCGGATCCTGGAGCTCGCCTACTCCGGCTACACCGCGGCGGCCTCCGCCGCCGACCCCGTCCCCACCAGTTCAGGAACATCCTCATGA
- a CDS encoding substrate-binding domain-containing protein, with the protein MSITRTRARAVAASLTGAAVALALSACGHEGTSSNAASAVAKGGKPTVCLVMKSLGNQYFQGMQAAAVAHAKQRGDLVLQAVGVQSDTDVDDQVTEINKCITEGAAGLIIAPADSRALVEPLKRAVAAGMKVVNIDVQLDQGALKQAGLAIPFIGPDNTAATLASGMVLAKDLGSGGKVVILQGEPGAANAVQRTAGFMEAVQQGHLDLLASTTAHWDTDDAYTVLSDMLTAHPDIKGVLSSNDDMTLGAEKAIAAAHLTGKVKIASFDDIDAVQTYLADGSVVATVNQNAGLQADDGIDDVLNEIAGKATYTGWVKTPFSVVTTASAAGGN; encoded by the coding sequence ATGTCCATCACTCGCACCCGTGCCCGCGCCGTCGCCGCGTCCCTCACCGGCGCGGCCGTCGCCCTCGCCCTCAGCGCCTGCGGCCACGAGGGGACGTCCAGCAACGCCGCCTCCGCCGTCGCCAAGGGCGGCAAGCCGACCGTCTGCCTGGTCATGAAGTCGCTCGGCAACCAGTACTTCCAGGGCATGCAGGCCGCCGCCGTCGCCCACGCCAAGCAGCGTGGCGACCTGGTGCTCCAGGCCGTCGGCGTGCAGAGCGACACCGACGTCGACGACCAGGTCACCGAGATCAACAAGTGCATCACCGAGGGCGCGGCCGGCCTGATCATCGCCCCTGCCGACTCCCGTGCCCTGGTCGAGCCGCTGAAGCGGGCGGTGGCAGCCGGCATGAAGGTCGTCAACATCGACGTCCAGCTGGACCAGGGCGCGCTCAAGCAGGCCGGCCTGGCCATCCCCTTCATCGGCCCCGACAACACCGCGGCGACCCTCGCCTCGGGGATGGTCCTGGCCAAGGACCTGGGCAGCGGCGGCAAGGTCGTCATCCTCCAGGGCGAGCCCGGCGCGGCCAACGCCGTGCAGCGCACCGCCGGTTTCATGGAGGCCGTCCAGCAGGGGCACCTGGACCTGCTGGCCTCCACCACCGCCCACTGGGACACCGACGACGCCTACACCGTGCTCAGCGACATGCTCACCGCCCACCCCGACATCAAGGGCGTGCTCTCCTCCAACGACGACATGACGCTGGGCGCCGAGAAGGCGATCGCCGCGGCGCACCTGACCGGCAAGGTCAAGATTGCCTCCTTCGACGACATCGACGCGGTCCAGACCTACCTGGCCGACGGCTCGGTGGTCGCCACCGTCAACCAGAACGCCGGCCTCCAGGCCGACGACGGCATCGACGACGTCCTGAACGAGATCGCCGGGAAGGCGACGTACACCGGTTGGGTGAAGACCCCCTTCTCCGTCGTCACCACCGCCTCGGCCGCAGGCGGCAACTGA
- the rbsD gene encoding D-ribose pyranase, which yields MRADGLWHPGLLALLTSLGHTDRIVIADAGLPVPPGVPGIDLVWRRGDPPFLPVLRAVLAELVVERAVMAAEAAEPLRAELAGMVAPAPLDRVPHERFKELTRGAAAVVRTGEATPYANVLLIAGVPF from the coding sequence ATGCGCGCTGACGGACTGTGGCATCCGGGCCTGCTGGCCCTGCTCACCTCGCTCGGCCACACCGACCGCATCGTCATCGCCGACGCGGGCCTGCCGGTGCCGCCCGGCGTACCGGGCATCGACCTGGTCTGGCGGCGCGGCGACCCGCCCTTCCTGCCGGTGCTGCGCGCCGTGCTCGCCGAGCTCGTGGTCGAGCGCGCGGTGATGGCCGCCGAGGCGGCCGAACCGCTGCGGGCGGAGCTCGCCGGAATGGTCGCCCCGGCCCCGCTGGACCGCGTGCCGCACGAGCGCTTCAAGGAGTTGACCCGGGGCGCCGCCGCCGTCGTCCGTACCGGCGAAGCCACCCCGTACGCCAACGTCCTGCTGATCGCCGGCGTCCCCTTCTAG
- a CDS encoding ribokinase: MSTQLAVVGSLNMDLSVRVRRLPTPGETVSGEDAVRDAGGKGANQAVAASRLGARVRMVGLLGDDAFGTELRARLVSEGVDDRAVGTLPDSSSGVALIVVQHDGENAITLSPGANRRLDAPVLERITGGDLLGPADVLLLQLEIPVATALAAARTARRAGVLTVLNAAPLPTVDDELLELLRSVDVLVVNQSEALGLLPDAGRPEAGPDCAAALLGLGPTVAVVTLGEAGAAAAEGLEALVEPGFRVDAVDAVGAGDAFCAQLALALGARVGLPEALRRACAAGALATTRAGAQAALPTSAEVDALLARTGGGVHAR; this comes from the coding sequence ATGAGCACACAACTCGCCGTAGTCGGCAGCCTCAACATGGACCTCTCGGTCCGGGTCCGGAGACTGCCGACCCCGGGGGAGACGGTGTCGGGCGAGGACGCCGTCCGCGACGCCGGGGGCAAGGGGGCCAACCAGGCGGTCGCCGCCTCCCGGCTCGGCGCGCGCGTTCGGATGGTCGGGCTGCTCGGTGACGACGCCTTCGGTACCGAACTCCGGGCCCGGCTGGTCAGCGAGGGGGTGGACGACCGCGCCGTCGGCACCCTGCCGGACAGCAGTTCGGGGGTGGCCCTGATCGTGGTCCAGCACGACGGGGAGAACGCGATCACCCTGTCGCCCGGCGCCAACCGTCGGCTGGACGCGCCGGTCCTGGAGCGGATCACCGGCGGCGATCTGCTCGGCCCGGCCGACGTCCTGCTGCTGCAGCTGGAGATCCCGGTCGCCACCGCGCTCGCCGCGGCCCGAACGGCGCGGCGGGCGGGGGTGCTGACGGTGCTCAACGCGGCACCGCTGCCGACGGTCGACGACGAGCTGCTGGAACTGCTGCGCTCGGTCGATGTCCTGGTGGTCAACCAGAGCGAGGCGCTCGGGCTGCTCCCGGACGCCGGCCGGCCCGAGGCCGGGCCCGACTGCGCGGCGGCGCTGCTCGGACTGGGCCCCACCGTCGCCGTGGTCACCCTCGGCGAGGCCGGAGCCGCTGCGGCCGAGGGGCTGGAGGCCCTGGTCGAGCCCGGGTTCCGGGTGGACGCGGTGGACGCGGTCGGCGCGGGGGACGCCTTCTGCGCCCAGCTCGCGCTGGCCCTGGGCGCACGGGTGGGCCTGCCGGAGGCGCTTCGCCGGGCCTGCGCCGCCGGTGCGCTGGCCACCACCCGGGCCGGTGCGCAGGCCGCGCTGCCCACCTCGGCCGAGGTCGACGCGCTGCTCGCCCGCACCGGGGGAGGCGTGCATGCGCGCTGA
- a CDS encoding LacI family DNA-binding transcriptional regulator translates to MPTRQEVAALAGTSPAVVSYVLNGGPRSVAPATRERVLAAVKQLDYRPNALARSLRMSHTMTLGLVVPDSANPFFAELARGLENRAWAGGYTLLVGNAGDDAEREAGYIRTFLDRQVDGLMLVPAHGDRPWRDELARTGVPCVVFDRELEGAGVSQVLVDNRGGAVEATRHLLAHGRRRIGCIAGPLGIHPTVDRVAGWRAALEEAGLRAGSGSVGRTGWEALPDAAPLLHGAFGRRAGYLAGRALLGADRKVDALFTTSDEQALGVIRAAAELGRRIPEDLSLVSFDGIAGCNYTTPSLSTMSQPFDELSRVGYERLTARMRDPDQEPTRDVLPVRLAPRRSCGCPEEAEPHPTTPEPANHQHHEHGAEQ, encoded by the coding sequence GTGCCCACACGTCAGGAGGTGGCCGCGCTCGCCGGGACGTCACCTGCCGTCGTCAGCTACGTCCTCAACGGGGGACCGCGCAGTGTGGCTCCGGCCACCCGGGAGCGGGTCCTGGCCGCGGTCAAGCAGTTGGACTACCGCCCCAACGCGCTCGCCCGCTCGCTGCGGATGAGCCACACCATGACCCTGGGCCTGGTCGTCCCCGACAGCGCCAACCCGTTCTTCGCCGAACTGGCCAGAGGGCTGGAGAACCGGGCCTGGGCCGGCGGCTACACACTGCTGGTCGGCAACGCCGGCGACGACGCCGAGCGCGAGGCCGGCTACATCCGCACCTTCCTCGACCGCCAGGTCGACGGACTGATGCTGGTCCCCGCCCACGGCGACCGGCCCTGGCGCGACGAACTGGCCAGGACCGGGGTGCCCTGCGTGGTCTTCGACCGCGAACTGGAGGGGGCAGGCGTGTCCCAGGTGCTGGTCGACAACCGGGGCGGGGCCGTGGAGGCCACCCGGCACCTGCTCGCCCACGGCCGTCGCCGGATCGGCTGCATCGCCGGGCCGCTGGGCATCCACCCCACCGTCGACAGGGTCGCCGGCTGGCGCGCCGCACTGGAGGAGGCCGGCCTCCGGGCCGGATCGGGCTCCGTCGGCCGTACCGGCTGGGAGGCCCTGCCGGACGCCGCGCCGCTCCTGCACGGCGCCTTCGGCCGCCGGGCCGGCTACCTCGCCGGACGGGCGCTGCTCGGCGCGGACCGCAAGGTCGACGCGCTGTTCACCACCTCGGACGAGCAGGCCCTCGGGGTGATCCGGGCCGCGGCCGAGCTGGGGCGCCGGATCCCCGAGGACCTGTCGCTGGTCTCCTTCGACGGCATCGCCGGCTGCAACTACACCACGCCCTCCCTCTCCACCATGTCCCAGCCCTTCGACGAGCTCAGCCGGGTCGGCTACGAGCGGCTCACCGCCCGGATGCGCGACCCGGACCAGGAGCCCACCAGGGACGTGCTGCCGGTCCGGTTGGCCCCCCGCCGCTCCTGCGGCTGCCCGGAGGAGGCCGAACCCCACCCGACGACGCCGGAACCTGCGAACCACCAGCACCACGAACACGGAGCAGAACAATGA
- a CDS encoding MMPL family transporter, protein MSTYLYRLARFAFEHRRRMLALWLVLAVATIVIATASGGKTNDNFTIPGTESQRAADLLTKKLPALSGGQAQVVFSVKGGTVLTGPTQKAGIEAAVADLRKVPQVVSVSDPFTGNAVSSTGQVGLTSVQFSVQPTDVKDSTLDAVKAAVVPAQNAGVEVNYSGSAYPGWRTVPSELPELIGIVVAFVILLVTFGALVTAGLPIITAVIGVIVTLMGVTAVAAVINIASASTTVALMLGLSCGIDYGVFILYRHRNNLLTGMSVEDSVALAVGTAGSSVVFAALTVIIALCGLSVVGIPFLTVMGLAAAAAVLVALLIALTLLPAMLGFAGPRIAKFINSPLRPGHHEAVARTSANRPERTFGASWARFVVRYRIPVLVLGVALLGVLAIPAASLQLGLPSGSSKPTSDTQRKAYDLTTAGFGAGFNGPLLVVADGVTSSSVTDQMAATLRQLPGVVSATPVAAQNGVSVIKVIPSTGPNDPATATLVHRIRDDRGTVEGTTGATILVGGTTASNIDVSAKLSSALPVFLAVVVGLAFILLTFAFRTILVPIKSIIGFLLSVSAAFGAQVAMFQWGWGRHVFGVTPSETISFLPILMLAIIFGLSSDYEVFVVSRIKEDFTRTGDARGAVARGTGLSARVVTAAALIMFSIFVAFMFTTDPTIKAIGFSFAVGVFLDAFVVRLALVPATMAIVRAKLWYHPQWFAKYIPDPDIEGERLQAQRDAAIAAAAATTGPGQD, encoded by the coding sequence GTGTCCACGTACCTGTACCGGCTGGCCCGTTTCGCGTTCGAGCACCGCCGGCGGATGCTCGCCCTGTGGCTGGTGCTGGCCGTGGCGACGATCGTGATCGCCACCGCCAGCGGCGGCAAGACCAACGACAACTTCACCATTCCCGGGACCGAGTCCCAGCGGGCGGCCGACCTGTTGACGAAGAAGCTGCCCGCGCTCAGCGGCGGCCAGGCCCAGGTGGTGTTCTCCGTCAAGGGCGGGACCGTGCTGACCGGTCCCACCCAGAAGGCCGGGATCGAGGCAGCGGTCGCCGACCTCAGGAAGGTGCCCCAGGTCGTCTCGGTCTCCGACCCCTTCACCGGCAACGCGGTCTCGTCCACCGGGCAGGTGGGCCTGACCAGCGTGCAGTTCTCGGTGCAGCCGACCGACGTCAAGGACTCCACCCTGGACGCGGTCAAGGCGGCGGTGGTCCCCGCCCAGAACGCGGGGGTCGAGGTGAACTACTCCGGCAGTGCCTACCCCGGATGGCGTACCGTGCCCTCCGAGCTTCCCGAGCTGATCGGCATCGTGGTCGCGTTCGTGATCCTGCTGGTCACCTTCGGCGCACTGGTGACGGCCGGACTGCCGATCATCACCGCGGTCATCGGGGTCATCGTCACCCTGATGGGCGTGACCGCCGTCGCGGCTGTGATCAACATCGCCTCGGCCTCGACCACCGTGGCACTGATGCTCGGCCTGTCCTGCGGCATCGACTACGGCGTGTTCATCCTCTACCGGCACCGCAACAACCTGCTCACCGGGATGAGCGTGGAGGACTCGGTGGCGCTGGCCGTGGGCACGGCCGGCAGCTCGGTGGTGTTCGCGGCCCTCACCGTGATCATCGCCCTGTGCGGCCTCTCGGTCGTCGGCATCCCCTTCCTGACCGTGATGGGCCTGGCCGCCGCCGCGGCCGTGCTGGTCGCCCTGCTGATCGCGCTGACCCTGCTGCCGGCCATGCTGGGCTTCGCCGGCCCCAGGATCGCGAAGTTCATCAACTCTCCGCTGCGCCCCGGACACCACGAGGCGGTCGCCCGGACCTCGGCGAACCGGCCGGAGCGCACCTTCGGCGCATCCTGGGCCCGGTTCGTGGTCCGCTACCGGATCCCGGTGCTCGTCCTCGGGGTCGCGCTGCTCGGGGTGCTGGCGATCCCGGCGGCGAGCCTCCAGCTCGGGCTGCCGAGCGGCTCCTCCAAGCCCACCTCCGACACCCAGCGCAAGGCCTACGACCTGACCACCGCCGGCTTCGGCGCGGGCTTCAACGGTCCGCTGCTGGTGGTCGCCGACGGCGTGACCTCCAGCAGCGTCACCGACCAGATGGCGGCCACCCTGCGGCAGCTGCCCGGGGTCGTGAGCGCCACTCCGGTCGCGGCGCAGAACGGGGTCTCGGTGATCAAGGTGATCCCCTCCACCGGGCCGAACGACCCGGCCACCGCGACCCTGGTCCACCGGATCCGCGACGACCGCGGCACCGTCGAGGGCACCACCGGGGCCACCATCCTGGTCGGCGGCACCACCGCGTCCAACATCGACGTCTCCGCGAAGCTCTCCAGCGCCCTGCCGGTGTTCCTGGCGGTGGTCGTCGGACTGGCCTTCATCCTGCTGACCTTCGCCTTCCGGACGATCCTGGTGCCGATCAAGTCCATCATCGGCTTCCTGCTGTCGGTCTCCGCCGCGTTCGGCGCCCAGGTGGCGATGTTCCAGTGGGGCTGGGGCCGGCACGTCTTCGGGGTCACCCCCAGCGAGACGATCAGCTTCCTGCCGATCCTGATGCTCGCCATCATCTTCGGCCTGTCCAGCGACTACGAGGTGTTCGTGGTCTCCCGGATCAAGGAGGACTTCACCCGGACCGGCGACGCGCGGGGCGCGGTGGCGCGCGGGACCGGCCTGTCCGCCCGGGTGGTCACCGCCGCCGCGCTGATCATGTTCTCGATCTTCGTGGCCTTCATGTTCACCACCGACCCCACCATCAAGGCCATCGGTTTCAGCTTCGCCGTGGGCGTCTTCCTGGACGCCTTCGTGGTCCGGCTCGCGCTCGTCCCCGCAACCATGGCCATCGTCCGCGCCAAGCTCTGGTACCACCCCCAGTGGTTCGCCAAGTACATTCCCGACCCCGACATCGAGGGCGAACGGCTCCAGGCGCAGCGGGACGCGGCCATCGCGGCCGCTGCGGCCACCACCGGCCCGGGGCAGGACTGA